From the genome of Phytohabitans rumicis, one region includes:
- a CDS encoding heme o synthase codes for MITERPHSPAAARPLVPVAPRDLVPQREKTRRWDVAGVVKAYVALTKPRIVELLLVTTVPAMVLAADGVPSLWLVAVVLIGGSLAAGAANALNCYIDRDIDQLMKRTSRRPLPAHRVSPRSALVFGLVLGVVSVTLMAVFTNWLAAGLTLAAIVYYDVIYTLWLKRTTPANTFWGGACGAAPVLIGWAAVTGSLAAPAWALFAVVFFWQMPHFYALAIKFKADYARAGIPMLPVVASQRRVNLEIILFAWLTVAASVAVWPLGMTPLYGVTALVVGALLLLEAHRLVRRSRRGEPLRPMRLFHWSTTYLTILFVAVAADALL; via the coding sequence ATGATCACCGAGCGCCCACACTCTCCGGCCGCAGCCCGGCCCCTGGTGCCGGTGGCACCGCGTGACCTGGTGCCGCAGCGGGAGAAGACGCGCCGGTGGGACGTCGCCGGGGTGGTCAAGGCGTACGTGGCCCTGACCAAGCCGCGCATCGTCGAGTTGCTGCTCGTCACGACCGTACCCGCGATGGTTTTGGCGGCCGACGGCGTGCCGTCGCTGTGGCTGGTGGCCGTGGTGCTGATCGGCGGATCGCTTGCCGCGGGCGCGGCGAACGCGCTGAACTGCTACATCGACCGCGACATCGACCAGCTCATGAAGCGGACCTCGCGGCGCCCGCTGCCCGCGCACCGGGTGTCGCCGCGCAGCGCGCTGGTCTTCGGCCTGGTGCTCGGTGTGGTGTCGGTGACGCTGATGGCGGTGTTCACCAACTGGCTGGCGGCCGGGCTGACGCTCGCGGCGATCGTCTACTACGACGTCATCTACACCTTGTGGCTCAAGCGGACCACGCCGGCCAACACCTTCTGGGGTGGCGCCTGCGGGGCCGCGCCCGTGCTGATCGGCTGGGCCGCGGTGACCGGCTCGCTGGCCGCACCCGCCTGGGCCCTCTTCGCGGTCGTGTTCTTCTGGCAGATGCCGCACTTCTACGCGCTGGCGATCAAGTTCAAGGCGGACTACGCCCGCGCCGGCATCCCGATGCTGCCGGTGGTTGCCTCGCAGCGCCGGGTCAACCTGGAGATCATCCTGTTCGCGTGGCTCACCGTGGCCGCGTCGGTCGCGGTGTGGCCGCTGGGCATGACCCCGCTGTACGGAGTAACGGCGCTGGTCGTCGGCGCGCTCCTTCTTCTGGAGGCGCATCGGCTGGTCCGTCGCTCCCGGCGCGGGGAGCCCCTGCGGCCGATGCGGCTCTTCCACTGGTCCACCACGTACCTGACGATCCTTTTCGTCGCGGTCGCCGCCGACGCACTGCTCTAA
- a CDS encoding ATP-grasp domain-containing protein, producing MTSNSVPATREESRVALVTCGEIPDLDPDDRLLLAPLRSRGVTAVPVAWDAEGVDWAGFDLAVLRSTWDYAARREQFVDWASAVPRLANPADVVRWNTDKRYLRDLAGAGVPVVPTTWAVDGVDLPDGGEYVVKPAVGAGSVDTGRYDLGLPEHRELAQAHVARLQAAGRLVMVQPYLTAVDTYGETSLLYLPDESGRLAFSHAIRKGAMLGGPDEGGAGLYKEETIRPRRPLDAELELGERALAVAPGDPHSLLYARVDLIPGPDDLPVVVELELTEPSLFLATAEGAADRLAAAVATRARKRDDYYVT from the coding sequence GTGACCAGTAATTCTGTCCCAGCGACCCGGGAGGAATCCCGGGTCGCTCTCGTTACGTGCGGCGAAATTCCCGATCTTGACCCGGATGACCGGCTGCTGCTGGCGCCGCTGCGGTCTCGCGGCGTGACCGCGGTGCCGGTGGCCTGGGACGCCGAGGGCGTCGACTGGGCCGGCTTCGACCTCGCTGTGCTCCGCTCGACCTGGGACTACGCGGCCCGGCGCGAGCAGTTCGTGGACTGGGCGAGCGCGGTGCCCCGCCTGGCCAACCCGGCCGACGTGGTCCGGTGGAACACCGACAAGCGCTACCTGCGCGACCTGGCCGGCGCCGGGGTTCCCGTCGTACCGACGACCTGGGCTGTCGACGGCGTCGACCTTCCGGACGGCGGTGAGTACGTCGTCAAGCCCGCCGTGGGCGCCGGCAGCGTCGACACCGGCCGGTACGACCTCGGCCTGCCCGAGCACCGGGAACTGGCCCAGGCACACGTCGCCCGATTGCAGGCCGCCGGCCGGCTCGTGATGGTCCAGCCCTACCTGACCGCCGTCGACACGTACGGCGAGACCTCCCTGCTCTACCTCCCCGACGAGTCGGGGCGGCTCGCGTTCAGTCACGCCATCCGCAAGGGCGCGATGCTCGGTGGTCCGGACGAGGGCGGCGCGGGCCTCTACAAGGAGGAGACGATCCGGCCGCGGCGGCCGCTGGACGCCGAACTGGAGTTGGGGGAGCGCGCGCTGGCCGTGGCACCCGGCGACCCGCACAGCCTCCTGTACGCCCGCGTCGACCTGATCCCCGGCCCGGACGACCTCCCGGTGGTGGTCGAGCTGGAACTGACCGAGCCCTCGCTCTTCCTGGCGACGGCCGAGGGGGCGGCGGATCGGCTTGCGGCGGCGGTCGCGACCCGCGCCCGTAAGCGGGACGACTACTACGTAACATAG
- a CDS encoding COX15/CtaA family protein: protein MLRRLALASVVANVAIVVSGGAVRLTDSGLGCPTWPRCTDESYTATREMGIHGAIEFGNRMFTYVVGFIALAAFIAAWRQRPRQRPLVLLSGAVLLGIPLQGVIGGITVLTNLNPWVVGLHFLASMLMLLAAYAFWRATRGLPVAPPAPKPVRALAWLVTGVSAAVLVVGTWVTGSGPHSGDHGAARNGLDPETISQVHADLVFLLIGLSVAGWLGLRALGAHTAARAALVLIAVELGQGLIGFVQYFTDLPVLLVGAHMLGACLVWLATLSVLWAVVVRAKRRVIEEQPDVSAWGGSLQDRFAGTTGNT, encoded by the coding sequence GTGTTGCGCCGCCTCGCCCTCGCCTCGGTCGTCGCCAACGTCGCGATCGTGGTCAGCGGCGGGGCGGTCCGCCTGACCGACTCCGGGCTCGGCTGCCCGACCTGGCCGCGGTGCACCGACGAGTCGTACACGGCGACCCGGGAGATGGGCATCCACGGGGCGATCGAGTTCGGCAACCGGATGTTCACGTACGTCGTCGGGTTCATCGCGCTCGCGGCGTTCATCGCGGCCTGGCGGCAGCGGCCCCGGCAGCGGCCGCTCGTGCTGCTGTCCGGTGCGGTGCTGCTCGGCATCCCGCTCCAGGGCGTGATCGGCGGGATCACCGTGCTCACCAACCTCAACCCGTGGGTGGTGGGCCTGCACTTTCTCGCCTCGATGCTGATGCTGCTGGCGGCGTACGCGTTCTGGCGGGCCACCCGCGGGCTGCCGGTCGCCCCGCCCGCGCCCAAGCCGGTGCGGGCGCTGGCCTGGCTGGTCACCGGGGTGAGCGCGGCGGTGCTGGTGGTGGGCACGTGGGTGACCGGCAGCGGGCCGCACTCCGGCGACCACGGGGCGGCCCGCAACGGCCTCGACCCGGAGACGATCTCCCAGGTGCACGCCGACCTGGTGTTCCTGCTGATCGGCCTGTCGGTGGCCGGTTGGCTGGGGCTGCGGGCGCTGGGCGCGCACACGGCGGCCCGCGCGGCGCTGGTGCTGATCGCCGTGGAGCTGGGCCAGGGGCTGATCGGCTTCGTCCAGTACTTCACCGACCTGCCGGTGCTGCTGGTGGGCGCGCACATGCTCGGCGCCTGCCTGGTCTGGCTGGCGACGCTGTCCGTGCTGTGGGCGGTCGTCGTGCGGGCCAAGCGCCGCGTGATCGAAGAGCAGCCGGACGTGAGTGCGTGGGGTGGATCACTCCAAGACCGGTTTGCGGGTACCACGGGAAATACGTAA
- a CDS encoding helix-turn-helix transcriptional regulator codes for MKYVSALSEQQPAAAVDGRTRDRVARLLLEHGSATAAELGTELGLSPAAIRRHLDAMLADGVVVAREQPVRGHRGRGRPAKAFVLTDAGRQDCGTHFYDGMATAALRWISRTGGPAAVAEFATEQVSGLEARCRAALEGAGDDPLARAEALAAALTAEGYAANASTIASGGQLCQHHCPVAHVAAEFPQLCEAETAVISRLIGTHVQRLATIAHGDGVCTTHIPAQTTTVRTE; via the coding sequence GTGAAATACGTGTCGGCGCTGTCTGAGCAGCAGCCGGCGGCGGCGGTCGACGGGCGTACCCGTGATCGCGTCGCCCGGTTGTTGCTGGAGCACGGCTCCGCCACGGCGGCCGAGCTGGGCACCGAGCTGGGCCTGAGCCCCGCCGCCATCCGGCGTCACCTCGACGCGATGCTGGCCGACGGCGTCGTCGTCGCCCGCGAGCAGCCGGTCCGTGGCCACCGCGGCCGCGGCCGCCCGGCCAAGGCGTTCGTGCTGACCGACGCGGGCCGGCAGGACTGCGGCACCCACTTCTACGACGGCATGGCGACCGCCGCGCTGCGCTGGATCTCCCGCACCGGCGGCCCGGCCGCGGTGGCGGAGTTCGCCACCGAGCAGGTCTCCGGCCTGGAGGCCCGCTGCCGGGCCGCGCTGGAGGGAGCGGGTGACGATCCGCTCGCCCGCGCGGAGGCGCTTGCCGCTGCTCTGACCGCCGAAGGCTACGCTGCCAACGCGTCCACGATCGCGTCCGGCGGGCAGCTGTGCCAGCACCACTGCCCGGTGGCGCACGTGGCCGCCGAGTTCCCCCAGCTTTGCGAGGCCGAGACGGCGGTCATCTCCCGCCTGATCGGCACCCATGTGCAGCGCCTGGCCACGATCGCGCACGGCGACGGGGTGTGCACGACTCACATCCCAGCCCAAACAACCACGGTGAGGACCGAATAG
- the sufB gene encoding Fe-S cluster assembly protein SufB, with the protein MTQAEQLAVLGNYEYGWADSDVAGASAQRGLNEAVVRDISAKKNEPEWMLDLRLKGLRLFGRKPMPGWGADLTGIDFDNIKYFVRSTEKQAASWDDLPADIKNTYDKLGIPEAEKQRLVSGVAAQYESEVVYHKIREDLEEQGVLFLDTDTALREQPELFKEYFGTVIPVGDNKFAALNTSVWSGGSFIYVPKGVHVDIPLQAYFRINTENMGQFERTLIIVDEGAYVHYVEGCTAPIYSSDSLHSAVVEIIVKKNARCRYTTIQNWSNNVYNLVTKRAVAHEGATMEWIDGNIGSKVTMKYPAVYMVGDHAKGEVLSVAMAGEGQHQDAGAKMVHAAPNTSSTIISKSIARGGGRTSYRGLVQVLEGSNHSKSTVKCDALLVDTISRSDTYPYVDIREDDVSMGHEATVSKVSEDQLFYLMSRGLSEDEAMAMIVRGFIEPIAKELPMEYALELNRLIELQMEGAVG; encoded by the coding sequence ATGACCCAAGCGGAGCAGCTCGCCGTCCTCGGCAACTACGAGTACGGCTGGGCCGACTCGGACGTCGCCGGCGCTTCGGCGCAGCGGGGTCTGAACGAGGCGGTCGTTCGTGATATCTCAGCCAAGAAGAACGAGCCCGAGTGGATGCTCGACCTGCGCCTGAAGGGCCTGCGGCTGTTCGGCCGCAAGCCGATGCCAGGCTGGGGCGCCGATCTGACCGGGATCGACTTCGACAACATCAAGTACTTCGTGCGCTCCACCGAGAAGCAGGCCGCGAGCTGGGACGACCTGCCAGCCGACATCAAGAACACGTACGACAAGCTGGGCATCCCGGAGGCCGAGAAGCAGCGCCTCGTCTCCGGCGTCGCGGCGCAGTACGAGTCCGAGGTGGTCTACCACAAGATCCGTGAAGACCTGGAGGAGCAGGGTGTCCTCTTCCTCGACACCGACACCGCGCTGCGGGAGCAGCCGGAACTCTTCAAGGAGTACTTCGGCACGGTGATCCCGGTGGGCGACAACAAGTTCGCCGCGCTCAACACCTCGGTGTGGTCCGGCGGCTCGTTCATCTACGTGCCGAAGGGCGTGCACGTGGACATCCCGCTGCAGGCGTACTTCCGGATCAACACGGAAAACATGGGCCAGTTCGAGCGGACCCTGATCATCGTCGACGAGGGCGCGTACGTGCACTACGTCGAGGGCTGCACCGCGCCGATCTACTCGTCCGACTCGCTGCACAGCGCGGTCGTCGAGATCATCGTGAAGAAGAACGCCCGCTGCCGCTACACGACCATCCAGAACTGGTCCAACAACGTCTACAACCTGGTCACCAAGCGCGCGGTGGCGCACGAGGGCGCGACCATGGAGTGGATCGACGGCAACATCGGCTCCAAGGTCACGATGAAGTACCCGGCCGTCTACATGGTTGGTGACCACGCCAAGGGCGAGGTCCTCTCGGTGGCCATGGCCGGCGAGGGGCAGCACCAGGACGCCGGCGCCAAGATGGTGCACGCCGCGCCCAACACCTCCTCGACCATCATCAGCAAGTCGATCGCCCGTGGCGGCGGCCGCACGTCGTACCGCGGTCTCGTGCAGGTCCTCGAGGGCTCCAACCACAGCAAGAGCACGGTCAAGTGCGACGCGCTGCTGGTCGACACGATCTCCCGGTCGGACACCTACCCGTACGTCGACATCCGCGAGGACGACGTGTCGATGGGGCACGAGGCGACCGTCTCCAAGGTCAGCGAGGACCAGCTCTTCTACCTGATGAGCCGCGGCCTGAGCGAAGACGAGGCGATGGCGATGATCGTGCGCGGCTTCATCGAGCCGATCGCCAAGGAGCTCCCGATGGAGTACGCACTGGAGCTCAACCGCCTGATCGAACTGCAGATGGAAGGAGCGGTCGGTTAA
- the sufD gene encoding Fe-S cluster assembly protein SufD → MTDTLAAPPKTKSQALRSYDVADFPALTGLEEEWRFTPLKRLRRLTGDEVGGPAPVIGYAELPAGVTVSTVDFGDPRIGSVLTPFDRISALAYGKAGKASVVSVAANAVLDRPAVLTVAGAGAETPSFGHTYVEVGRFAEATVVLEQVGSVVLADNVEVAVADGAKLTFVTVADWAPDAVQAQHVKFRLGRDARVTHIQVSLGGDLVRQFTSVDYTGRGGEAELYGLYFADAGQHLEHRQLVDHSVPDCRSYVGYRGALQGDSAHTVWVGDVLIQVQATGTDTYEINRNLLLSDGARADSVPNLEIETGEIAGAGHASATGRFDDEQLFYLMSRGVPEGEARKLVVRGFFAELINKIPVEELRERLGASIEDRLAKAGT, encoded by the coding sequence ATGACCGACACTCTCGCCGCACCCCCTAAGACGAAGTCTCAGGCGCTGCGGTCCTACGATGTCGCCGACTTCCCGGCCCTCACGGGCCTGGAGGAGGAGTGGCGCTTCACGCCACTCAAGCGCCTGCGCCGCCTGACCGGCGACGAGGTCGGTGGTCCCGCTCCCGTCATCGGGTACGCCGAGCTGCCGGCCGGCGTCACCGTGTCGACTGTGGACTTCGGTGACCCGCGGATCGGCAGCGTGCTCACGCCGTTCGACCGGATCAGCGCCCTCGCGTACGGCAAGGCCGGCAAGGCGTCGGTGGTCTCGGTGGCCGCCAACGCGGTGCTGGACCGGCCGGCGGTGCTCACGGTGGCCGGCGCCGGCGCCGAGACGCCCAGCTTCGGGCACACCTATGTGGAGGTCGGGCGGTTCGCCGAGGCCACCGTGGTGCTGGAGCAGGTCGGCTCGGTGGTGCTCGCCGACAACGTCGAGGTGGCGGTCGCCGACGGCGCCAAGCTCACCTTCGTGACGGTGGCCGACTGGGCGCCGGACGCGGTGCAGGCCCAGCATGTCAAGTTCCGGCTGGGCCGGGACGCCCGCGTCACGCACATCCAGGTGTCCCTGGGCGGCGACCTGGTCCGGCAGTTCACCAGCGTCGACTACACCGGGCGCGGCGGCGAGGCCGAGCTGTACGGGCTGTACTTCGCGGACGCCGGCCAGCACCTGGAGCACCGCCAGCTCGTCGACCACAGCGTGCCGGACTGCCGCAGCTACGTCGGCTACCGCGGCGCGTTGCAGGGCGACAGCGCGCACACCGTCTGGGTCGGCGACGTGCTGATCCAGGTGCAGGCGACCGGCACCGACACGTACGAGATCAACCGCAACCTCCTGCTGAGCGACGGAGCGCGCGCGGACTCCGTACCCAATCTGGAGATCGAGACCGGCGAGATCGCCGGCGCCGGCCATGCCAGCGCGACCGGCCGTTTCGACGACGAGCAGCTCTTCTACCTGATGTCCCGCGGCGTCCCGGAGGGTGAGGCGCGCAAGCTGGTCGTGCGCGGCTTCTTCGCCGAGCTGATCAACAAGATCCCGGTCGAGGAGCTGCGCGAGCGGCTCGGCGCGTCGATCGAGGATCGGTTGGCGAAGGCGGGCACATGA
- a CDS encoding non-heme iron oxygenase ferredoxin subunit gives MIKVCSVDDVPKGSTISADIDGTEIAVVHAEDDNFYAIYDECSHAAVPLSEGEVDGCTLECWLHGSRFDLRTGEPTGLPATEPVPVFPVEIRDGEVYVSLTPSNGVVPS, from the coding sequence ATGATCAAGGTTTGTTCGGTGGACGACGTCCCCAAGGGCAGCACGATCAGTGCCGACATCGACGGCACCGAGATCGCCGTGGTGCACGCGGAAGACGACAACTTCTACGCCATCTACGACGAGTGCTCGCACGCCGCGGTGCCGCTGTCGGAGGGCGAGGTCGACGGCTGCACGCTGGAGTGCTGGCTGCACGGCTCGCGCTTCGACCTGCGGACCGGCGAGCCCACCGGGCTGCCCGCGACCGAGCCCGTCCCCGTCTTTCCCGTCGAGATCCGCGACGGCGAAGTTTACGTATCGCTCACGCCTAGCAATGGAGTAGTCCCGTCATGA
- the sufC gene encoding Fe-S cluster assembly ATPase SufC, whose translation MSTLEIRDLQVSVKLPEGELKPILAGVNLTVRAGETHALMGPNGSGKSTLAYSIAGHPKYQITGGSVLLDGVDVLSMTVDERARAGLFLAMQYPVEVPGVSVANFLRTAKTAIDGEAPKLRTWAGELRAAMERLHMDPAFAQRNVNEGFSGGEKKRHEIMQLELLKPKVAVLDETDSGLDIDALRVVSEGVNRVRATGETGLLLITHYTRILRYIKPDFVHVFVAGRIVEEGGPELAEKLEAEGYERYLAGAGPAAA comes from the coding sequence ATGAGCACCCTGGAGATCCGCGACCTGCAGGTGTCGGTGAAGTTGCCCGAGGGCGAGCTCAAGCCGATTCTGGCCGGGGTCAACCTGACCGTGCGGGCGGGCGAGACGCACGCCCTCATGGGGCCGAACGGGTCGGGCAAGTCGACCCTGGCGTACTCGATCGCCGGCCACCCCAAGTACCAGATCACCGGCGGCTCGGTGCTGCTCGACGGCGTCGACGTGCTGTCCATGACCGTCGACGAGCGGGCCCGTGCCGGGCTGTTCCTGGCGATGCAGTACCCGGTCGAGGTGCCCGGCGTATCCGTGGCCAACTTCCTGCGTACGGCCAAGACCGCCATCGACGGCGAGGCGCCGAAGCTGCGCACCTGGGCCGGCGAGCTGCGCGCCGCGATGGAGCGTCTGCACATGGACCCGGCGTTCGCCCAGCGCAACGTCAACGAGGGCTTCTCCGGCGGCGAGAAGAAGCGGCACGAGATCATGCAGTTGGAGCTGCTCAAGCCCAAGGTGGCGGTCCTCGACGAGACCGACTCCGGCCTCGACATCGACGCGCTGCGCGTGGTGAGCGAGGGCGTCAACCGGGTCCGCGCCACCGGCGAGACCGGCCTGCTGCTGATCACCCACTACACCCGGATCCTGCGCTACATCAAGCCGGACTTCGTGCACGTCTTCGTCGCCGGCCGGATCGTCGAGGAGGGCGGCCCGGAGCTGGCCGAGAAGCTCGAAGCCGAAGGCTACGAGCGCTACCTCGCAGGCGCCGGACCGGCTGCGGCATAG
- a CDS encoding cysteine desulfurase codes for MTTIAIPQGMPQYGDVPRFDVEKVRADFPILGREVNGHPMVYLDSGNTSQKPQQVIDTMREHFERHNANVARSVHQLGTEATEAYEGARAKVAAFINAATPDEVVFTKNATEAINIVAYAMSNAGPGSSFNIGPGDEIVISEMEHHSNIVPWQLLCERTGATLRWFGVTDAGRLDLSPLEELVNERTKLVSYALVSNTLGTINPTSAITTRAREVGALVMLDASQAVPHIPVDVADLDVDFIAFTGHKMCGPTGIGVLWGRHELLAAMPPVLGGGSMIETVTLERSTFAPPPARFEAGTPPIAEAIGLGAAVDYLTSVGMEAIRWHEKELTTYALDALATVPGLRIFGPTTPVGRGGTISFDLNGVHPHDVGQILDSVGVEVRVGHHCARPICVRYGVPAMTRASFYLYTTVGEVDALVRGLEQVRRVFG; via the coding sequence ATGACCACGATCGCGATCCCGCAAGGCATGCCGCAGTACGGCGACGTGCCGCGCTTCGACGTCGAGAAGGTGCGTGCCGACTTCCCGATCCTGGGCCGGGAGGTCAACGGGCACCCGATGGTGTACCTGGACAGCGGCAACACCTCGCAGAAGCCGCAACAGGTGATCGACACGATGCGGGAGCACTTCGAGCGGCACAACGCCAACGTCGCGCGCTCGGTGCACCAGCTCGGCACCGAGGCGACCGAGGCGTACGAGGGCGCGCGGGCCAAGGTGGCGGCGTTCATCAACGCGGCCACCCCGGACGAGGTGGTCTTCACCAAGAACGCCACCGAGGCGATCAACATCGTGGCGTACGCGATGTCGAACGCCGGGCCGGGCTCTTCCTTCAATATCGGCCCTGGCGACGAGATCGTGATCTCCGAGATGGAGCATCACTCCAACATCGTGCCGTGGCAGCTGCTGTGCGAGCGGACCGGCGCCACGCTGCGCTGGTTCGGGGTGACCGACGCCGGCCGGCTCGACCTCTCTCCGCTGGAGGAGTTGGTCAACGAGCGCACCAAGCTGGTCTCGTACGCGCTGGTCTCCAACACCCTCGGCACCATCAACCCGACGTCCGCGATCACCACCCGGGCCCGCGAGGTGGGCGCGCTGGTCATGCTCGACGCGTCGCAGGCGGTGCCGCACATCCCGGTCGACGTGGCCGACCTCGACGTCGACTTCATCGCGTTCACCGGTCACAAGATGTGCGGCCCGACCGGCATCGGCGTGCTGTGGGGGCGGCACGAGCTGCTCGCCGCGATGCCGCCGGTCCTCGGCGGCGGCTCGATGATCGAGACGGTCACGCTGGAGCGGTCGACGTTCGCGCCGCCGCCGGCCCGGTTCGAGGCCGGCACGCCGCCGATCGCCGAGGCGATCGGGCTGGGCGCCGCCGTCGACTACCTGACGAGCGTCGGCATGGAGGCCATCCGCTGGCACGAGAAGGAGCTGACCACGTACGCCCTGGACGCTCTCGCGACCGTCCCGGGCCTGCGGATCTTCGGCCCGACGACGCCGGTGGGCCGCGGCGGCACGATTTCGTTCGACCTCAACGGGGTACACCCGCACGATGTGGGTCAGATCCTCGACTCGGTCGGTGTGGAGGTGCGCGTCGGCCACCACTGCGCCCGCCCGATCTGCGTGCGGTACGGCGTACCGGCCATGACCCGCGCGTCGTTCTACCTCTACACGACGGTCGGCGAGGTCGACGCCCTGGTGCGCGGCCTGGAGCAGGTGCGGAGGGTGTTCGGCTGA
- the sufU gene encoding Fe-S cluster assembly sulfur transfer protein SufU has product MEFDQLYQEIILDHYKRPHGRGLRSPFAGEAHHVNPTCGDEVTIRVALDGSRLSDISYDGMGCSISQASASVLYELLRGQSADEAFRVLDGFVELMGGRGQVTPDEELLGDGVAFAGVARYPARVKCALLPWMAFKDAAARAGVAVAPSAAPEVKA; this is encoded by the coding sequence ATGGAGTTCGACCAGCTGTACCAGGAGATCATCCTGGATCACTACAAGCGCCCGCACGGCCGTGGCCTGCGATCGCCTTTCGCTGGCGAGGCGCATCATGTGAACCCGACGTGTGGCGATGAGGTGACCATTCGGGTGGCACTCGATGGTTCCCGCCTTTCGGACATTTCGTACGACGGCATGGGCTGCTCGATCAGCCAGGCGTCGGCCAGCGTGCTGTACGAGCTGCTGCGCGGCCAGAGCGCCGACGAGGCGTTTCGGGTTCTCGATGGCTTCGTCGAGCTGATGGGCGGCCGGGGCCAGGTGACCCCGGACGAGGAGCTGCTCGGCGACGGGGTGGCGTTCGCCGGGGTGGCTCGCTACCCGGCCCGAGTGAAGTGCGCGTTGCTACCGTGGATGGCGTTCAAGGACGCCGCGGCGCGCGCGGGTGTTGCCGTCGCACCGTCGGCGGCTCCGGAGGTGAAGGCATGA
- a CDS encoding metal-sulfur cluster assembly factor, with the protein MSDVTATSKAPVADVEEAMKDVVDPELGINVVDLGLVYGIHIDDDNVATLDMTLTSAACPLTDVIEDQTRSALTGGPGGGLVSDFRINWVWLPPWGPDKITDEGRDQLRALGFNV; encoded by the coding sequence ATGAGTGACGTGACCGCTACTAGTAAGGCCCCGGTGGCCGATGTCGAAGAGGCGATGAAGGACGTCGTCGACCCGGAGCTCGGCATCAACGTGGTCGACCTCGGCCTCGTGTACGGCATCCACATCGACGACGACAACGTGGCGACGCTGGACATGACGCTGACCTCGGCGGCCTGCCCGCTCACCGACGTGATCGAAGACCAGACCCGGTCGGCCCTGACCGGCGGCCCAGGTGGCGGCCTCGTCAGCGACTTCCGGATCAACTGGGTCTGGCTCCCGCCGTGGGGCCCCGACAAGATCACCGACGAGGGCCGCGACCAGCTCCGCGCCCTAGGCTTCAACGTCTAG